In Candidatus Fusobacterium pullicola, the genomic stretch GAGAAGTTTTTGTCCCTCCTCTGTTAAAGAAACTTTTATTTTTTTCCCTTGAGATAAAAAAGGATCAAAGTTTTTTATTACATTTTCAATAAAATCTTTATTTTCCCATTCTTTTTCCTCTTGAGTTATAAAAATAGTTTTGGTATTACTAAGCTTATAGTTTTTATATCTCATCTCAAGAAAGTCATAACAAAATATGTAGTTTCCCAATTCTAGCTTAGAGCTGCCAATATAAAAAGGGAGAATAGAAGTTTTTCTCTCATCATCAAAGGTAAGCTTTAAAACTCTTTTATTTTTAATTCCATATTTTATACGATTGACAATATCCTCATAGAGAAATAGCTCTCTCGAACTTTTAGATTGATGAGTATATCTATATATCATTTTTCTTATAAAGTCAGCCTCTATCTGAATTTTTTGCTCAGCTAAAATATCATAATAAATATTTCTATTGTTTTTATTGAGATTGAATTGAATAATCCCTTTATTATCCTCTTCACTATAAATGTTTTCAATTCTTTCCTCTTTCAATTTGTCAAAGATATAATTTATAAGAAAGTTTTTAGTAACTTTAAAACTCTGACAATCAGCCTCAATAATATCAATAGCACATTTATTAAGTGTTACACGAATTTTTTTTTCCATTATATAATCCTTTCAAAAAATATAGAGGAGTTTCCTCCTCTATATTGTAACATATTTAAATAGTTTTCAGCTATCTTTTTCTATCTACTGATTTCTTATATTTTTAAATTGAGATTTTATTAAATTTAATTTTTCAGGAGAAGTAAGTAGTTCATATCCTAAAATGGCTAAGGCTTTTCCTCCTAAGATTAAAGCTTCATTCCCACAAGATGATTTAGCAGCTTCAGCAAATTCCAAACTATGCCCTGCAACATCAGAGTTACAAATTTTTATACTAGGTTGAATAGTTGGAATAACTTGGCTAACATTTCCAACATCAGTAGAACCAATTCCTTTTTTATGTTCTTTACTAACTTCTACTCCTAATCTTTTCATAACATCAACATAAAAATCATCAAATATAGGAGTAGGTATTACATTATCAACTCTGTTTTGAAAACTTGAAACATTCTCTTTACAACCTGTCATAGTAGCTGCACCTTTAGCTATTGCAACTACTTTTTCAGTCACTTCATCACAACCTTCTTTAGTAGCTGCTCTTATATAAAAACGAGCTTTTGTATAGCTTGGAATAATATTAGGAGCATCTCCACCATGAGTTATGATACCATGTATTTTTATATCAGGAGTAAGATGTTGTCTTAAAGTAGCTATTCCATTGAAAAAGTGTAAAAGAGCATCTAAAGCATTCTTTCCTTTTTCAGGACAACCTGAAGCATGAGCTGGAGTTCCAAAGAACTCAAAGTCTAAAGGGTTTACAGCTAAACTTTTTCCAGTTGTTAAGTTCTCTGTACCTGGATGTATAATCATAGCTACATCAATATCTTTAAAAAGGTTTTCCCTAACAAAAGAACCTTTAGCACTTCCATTTTCTCCACCCTCTTCAGCAGGGCAACCAAAAACAATAACTTCTCCAGGAGTATTTTTTAAAGTTTCTCCTAGAGCAATAGCTCCAGCTATACTAATACTTCCTATTATATTGTGCCCACAAGCATGCCCTAAGTTTGGAAGAGCATCATATTCAGCTAAAAAGCTTATCTTAGGATAAGCTCCGAGAGGAGATTTTTTTCTAGCTATAAATCCTGTTGGATGACCAGCTATATTTTTTTCTATTTCAAAACCATACTCTTTTAAAGTGTTTGTAAGTAATTCACAAGCAAAATACTCTTTATTTCCAACTTCTGGATTTTTATGAATCTGTTGGCTCACTTCTATAAATTTTTCTCTATTTAAATCAATAAAATCTATAATTTTTCTTTCCATAAATATCACTCCTATTAGTTAACTATTATATTTTTTAGAATACAGGAACAGATGAACCTTTGTAATATTCGATTATTAAATCTTTTATTTTTTGTGATTGATAAACTTCTACTACTCTTTTTACAAGAGGATTATCTTTGTTGTCTTCTCTGCTAGCAATAATATTAAAGTAAGGTTTTAACTTTTCATTTTTAGCATCTTCCAAAAATAATGAGTCTTCTAATGGAGAATAATTAGCTTCTACAGCAACTCCATTATTTATAACAGCTATATCCACATCATCAATAGATCTAGGGATTTGAGTTGCTACAAGTTCAACAATTTTTAAATTCTTAGGATTAGAGATTATATCTTTAATTCTAGGAAACAATCCTGACCCTTCTGCTAATTTTATAAGTCCTGCTTCTTGAAGTAGGATTAAGGCTCTTCCAGAGTTAGAGCTATCATTAGGTATAGCAACAGTTGAATTATCCTTTAGTTGTGATAAATCTGTAATTTTTTTAGAGTATATTCCCATAGGGGCTATCACAGTATAAGCTATATTTTCAATAGTTAAATTATGTTCTTTCTTAAAAGTATCAAAGTATATCTCTGTTTGAAAAGCATTTAAATCTATCTCTTTTT encodes the following:
- a CDS encoding M20 family metallopeptidase; amino-acid sequence: MERKIIDFIDLNREKFIEVSQQIHKNPEVGNKEYFACELLTNTLKEYGFEIEKNIAGHPTGFIARKKSPLGAYPKISFLAEYDALPNLGHACGHNIIGSISIAGAIALGETLKNTPGEVIVFGCPAEEGGENGSAKGSFVRENLFKDIDVAMIIHPGTENLTTGKSLAVNPLDFEFFGTPAHASGCPEKGKNALDALLHFFNGIATLRQHLTPDIKIHGIITHGGDAPNIIPSYTKARFYIRAATKEGCDEVTEKVVAIAKGAATMTGCKENVSSFQNRVDNVIPTPIFDDFYVDVMKRLGVEVSKEHKKGIGSTDVGNVSQVIPTIQPSIKICNSDVAGHSLEFAEAAKSSCGNEALILGGKALAILGYELLTSPEKLNLIKSQFKNIRNQ
- a CDS encoding WYL domain-containing protein, whose translation is MEKKIRVTLNKCAIDIIEADCQSFKVTKNFLINYIFDKLKEERIENIYSEEDNKGIIQFNLNKNNRNIYYDILAEQKIQIEADFIRKMIYRYTHQSKSSRELFLYEDIVNRIKYGIKNKRVLKLTFDDERKTSILPFYIGSSKLELGNYIFCYDFLEMRYKNYKLSNTKTIFITQEEKEWENKDFIENVIKNFDPFLSQGKKIKVSLTEEGQKLLSTLALNRPETISQNGDIYEFRCSEEQAKRYFAYFLDDVKILEPLSLKEWFIQKYKLALEKYEN
- a CDS encoding MetQ/NlpA family ABC transporter substrate-binding protein — protein: MLKKLKYIIITSILTLLFVNCGGEKISQENIIKLGINGDESIVWETVRDELKKENITLKFVSFGDYIRPNLALQEKEIDLNAFQTEIYFDTFKKEHNLTIENIAYTVIAPMGIYSKKITDLSQLKDNSTVAIPNDSSNSGRALILLQEAGLIKLAEGSGLFPRIKDIISNPKNLKIVELVATQIPRSIDDVDIAVINNGVAVEANYSPLEDSLFLEDAKNEKLKPYFNIIASREDNKDNPLVKRVVEVYQSQKIKDLIIEYYKGSSVPVF